Part of the Panicum virgatum strain AP13 chromosome 4N, P.virgatum_v5, whole genome shotgun sequence genome is shown below.
CCGTGCTCATCTGATTTGCGGGTGGCATCGCAAGTTGTTGATAGTTTTCACGGTTGAACCATTTGGAAGCTTCTGTTTCAATTTCAATCGATAAGGAAAGGGCGCACCATCTGGACATCATCACCAGGCCAGCATGCGTTTACACGCCATTGGCAGCATGATCCTGATGTTAGGGGGAAAAAAATTGTTCGCACTGGTTTAGCTGCAACAATTGTTGACatgttgagtttttttttggggggggggggggggggggggggggggtactagTGTAGCAAGATACTCATCAATTATTAGTTAGCTTATTATGTGTAATGCTTGCGACCTGATTGATGCAGCCTAAAATCTGGCGGGAATCCCGAGGCGGCAGGCCTGCCACCCTCCAACCCAACGATGGAGTTCTCCGGAGATGCGGGAGGCAGCAGCCTTGGGACGAGCAGGATCGCCGTGGTTGCCCTCCTCCTGGCCATCTTCTCGCTGACATCGACGCGGCGCTGCTGATCTCATTCTCATGCAAAACGTGATACTTAAACCTTAGCAAGAACTGAAGAGCTAGATAACTtcattttgttttccttttaatTTTCCCCACCGGCAGGAGAAATGAAATAGACATGATTTCCTTCCAAGAGTTCGCAATTGTAGTTTCAGAGCTTTCAACACTAGTCAGAGCTGTACTGAACGACATCTATGGTAGGTTTACCCTGTTGTCTTTTACTGTATTTACTACAGTATTATTTATCAGATAACTGATTCCTTAAGAGAATTAAATTTGGCACATTTTTACCTTACTGCCGTCAAATAGCTATCAAGTTACCAGTACACATGAACATGATGATCCAGTAGTTCAACCGTGGACTCTGAACATGATGATTCAGTTCAGTCGTGGTCTCTCAAGCCACGCTAGTAAAGACGTGTGCAACCCCACTAATTAGATTGAACTAAAGTTTGTATAGGTACAAAGACAGACAGACAGGCAAAAATCCCGTATCACGTTCGCATGGGAAAAATGGACGTCTCCAAGAACCAACACATTCCTAACACCAGGCAGGCAGCGAGTGGAGATCCCCTTCACCTAAACGGAGGGCTAAACAACATTTCCGAACACCCCCTACAGCTCGTCCTTGTCGTAGGACGGCTCCGACTCCTCCTTGGCCGATTCCTTCTCTTCCACCTCGGGCTGCTCCTCcgcctcgtcttcctcctcaaCCGTCGCATCGGGGCTAAGGTCCAGGCTCTTCTGCACCGACTTGTAGATGCTGGATGCGAACTCCTTGGGGTCAGGGAGGTTGAACCCACTCTCCATCAGGGCAGTCTGGTACACCAGCCTCGCCGTCTGCTTCAAGCCCTCGCTCTGTTGCATCAATGTAAACACGTCAGTCCCCATGGTTTCCTGACATAGTTTGTGGATCTGCAAAGCATTTGGAAGGAGTTTTTATTACCTCGCTGTCCTGGGCGACCTTGTCGCAGAGCTCCTTGATGATGGGGGTGCCTGGGGTTGATCTCCAGCACCCTCTTGCAACGCATGTACGCCTGCTTGCTTGAGTCCGACAGGGTCTGCGCCTGCATGATCTTCTCCATGTTGGCGCTACACCCGTACATGGAGGTCACAACAACGCAGGGGGTGTTGTGCAGCCGGTTGCTGATCTTCACCGAGTCCACGTTCTCGCTCTCCAGGGCCTTCTTCCACCAGTCAGTCAGCTCCTTGAATGACTCCTTGAGGTCCTTGAGCTTCGAGTCCTTGCCCAGCTTCAGGCCCTCCTTAGACACGTTCTGGAACTTCTTGTCCTCGTAGTCCATCAAGTATTGCATCAGGTACTCGTCCACTGGGTCAGTGAAGAAGATAACCTGTGAAACAGAAGCAAGTGTAATGTTAATTCACAAACTGTATCCAGATCCCAGACTAAAGTCGATTTGAAAAGCAAGCTAAAACGAATAAAGCATATGACCCAGGGGCCAGGGCCCTGGCCCTGATTCCTGAATGGGTGATTATTTTACATACAGATCAGCAACATACCTCATAGTTTTTCTTGGTAAGCCTCTCAAGGAACGGAGATTTCTCCAGCTGTTCTTTGCTACTTCCTGTGATGTGGAAGATGTCTTTCTGCCCAGGCTTCATCCTTGAAATGTACTCGTCAAGAGAGGCAAGTTTGCCATCTGACTTGGTACTGAAACAAATAAACAAATACAAGATCAGCTTTGTTTTGTCTACTAACATATAATTAAACTCACAATGAATGGATAACAGTAGTGAAGGATGAACCTTTCAAAGCTTAGCAAGGCGGTTCCTGTTAGTTGCATCTTCAATGATGCCCAGCTTGATTGATTTGCCAAACTCATTCCAGAACTTGGCATACTGACCCTTCTTCTCCGCCATTTCACTTTTCTCTTCATCTGATTACAGAACATTTTGTAAGTACTACTACTCCTACAATTGTAAATATAGAGTATGTGGCATGGCCATTTAtttattacaacacaaaccattacCTGTCTTATCTTTGTTGATGTACTCTTCAGGATCTTTTTCAGCAATTTTCCTAATCATGTCAAGAGCTTTGCGGATCAGCTTCTTCTTGATGGTCTTCAGACTGCTATGTTGTTGAAGCATTTCTCGTGAAACATTCAGGGGTAGTGTGTCCGAGTCAACAATACCCTGGAGAGAAAAGCGGAATAAGATTTAGTCTGCGACATATATGTTAGTAAATTGAATGATATAGGCATTCTTGATAtagtggccttgtttggttcgcgCTACAATTGTAGCGCGCTAGGAATAGtaacaactttgaccactaattacggtgtcaaacaaagtcagtttacaaaaccaacttcagaacccccgcgctagtgaccctgaagaatctaatgaggtctttgaccgcgcgattagaggatgttattgtagcatcactgtagctaatcatcgattacttactgttattagattcgtcgcgaaaagttacacctatccctaaaaaggttttgcaaataaacttcatttagtacttcatgcatgcgagattctcttctcgggAAACGTGCGCACTAGTTTTGTtgccaaaccaaacaaggccagtaATCCAGTACCTTCAAAAAGCTGAGATACTTTGGAAGAAGGTCATCGAATTCATCAGAGATAAAAACTCTTCTGACATACAACTTGAGatttgacttgttattgttgTAGTAACTCTCATAAAGATCATGTGGAGCCTTCGGGGGAACAAAGAGCAAAGCTTTGAACTCAACATCTCCCTCAGCAGTGAAGTGGCTCCAAGCCATTGGCTTGTCATCACCGAAGTCCTGAAAAAAAAAGTGGAATTTAGACAAGGTTTCCTCAGCAAGGCACAAACACAGAGCTTTCTTTGGAATTTTGTGTGAACATATAAACTCATCGTCACTGTCTTTACCTTAGCTAGCGAGTGGTAAAACTTTGAGTACTCTTCATCAGTAACCTCCTTTGGGCTACGAAGCCATACAGCCTTCACATCATTCAGAAGCTCCCACTCAGAAGTAGTCTCCTTTATTATCTTTGTCTTGGCCTTTTTCTCTTCACTTTCTTCTGTTTCTTCCTCCTTGGTGGTTTCTGGGTCTGTTAAGTAACACAAGAAGTGTTAGCACTTACCCACATCATGGCTACCatctaagaaaaaaaaatatcactGATTAAAGACTTACTCGAATCCTCTtcctcacttgtttcctcctCGTCAGCTGGCACTTCAACATCAACCTCCTTGGTCGACCACAAATAAATGGGGAAGTTGATGAACTCAGAGTACTTCTTCACCAAATCCTGCAAAACAGAGTATTTAAGTTAAACACTTATGACAAAAGATGCAAAAAAAATGATACATTTGCCTTATAAGGTTTATAACAGATGTGCATCCAGCCCAATTAGTTGACAGGACGAACTATGTTTCATGCCCTCACACAGTAACATGAAAAGTATCCTCTGATTGATGAATGCACTTCAGTTTGCTATAAAGACGAAACGAACTGACCACTGTGAAACCATGAATTTGCAAAATGTGTTTCTGAAATTCCTAGTTAGTATTGTCGGTTTCTGATAAATAAAAATACTAACCCATTAAATGTATACCACATCATTCATGTCTAAGTCTATTAAAGGATACTGATTCATAGACTGTTGGACTTATAAGTTGAAATACAGATACAGCTACAGCTACAGCAAACTTGATGCACATAATATATTTGCAGCAGAAGCCAATTAACCTCACTAATAGACACAGTAATAATATGGTAATACCTTTAGCTTATCCTCTTCCAAGTACTCCTTGGCCTCATCTCGCAGATGGAGTCTTATCTCAGTTCCACGGCCAAGAGGTTCATTCCATGTATCCTCAGATATAGCAAATGATCCATCAGCCTTCGACTCCCACACATACCTAGGAATACAACACAATAACAGAAGTAAGAAAATTGCAGAAAGAAACAAGGAGATGTACCAAGAACAATATACAACACGACATATTGTTTATCATCATTGTGCTTGCTGACCACTTCGACATAGTCAGCAACCAAGTACACAGAATAGAAACCGACACCAAACTGTCCAATCAGATTGAGGTCACCTCCAGACTGCATCTTTTCCACAAAAGCTGCAAAAGTTGCAAGCAATTAACATTGTTTTTCTCTATGGGAAAGAAATTAACATTATTTGAGAGCACAATCCAAGTATATTTATCAAGACTTGGAGTGCAGTAATCAGTAGAATAGACGAAAGAGTAGTACCTGAAGTCCCAGATTTAGCTATGGTTCCAAGGTTCTTAATCAGATCTTCCTTGATCATACCAATACCCCTATCCCGAATGGAGAGGatcttcttttctttgtccAACTTAATCTGCACGCGTACAGACCAGATGCCTTAATAACGAATTCTACAGCAAGATATGATACAACACAAATGGCTTTCAAAGTTGCAGTACACTGTACCTGGATTTCAAGCTTAGCAGTGTCACCTTCGCCCAGAACCTCCTTATCAGTGAGGGAAAGGAATCTAATCTTATCCAAGGCCTACAAACATGCAGAGCACCAGTCAATTTCGAGCATCCACAATGCAGCATAGGCAGGGGtcaaatgcaatacatacatcaGAGGCATTGGATATGAGCTCCCTCAGGAGAATGTCCTTGTTGCTGTAGAGTGAGTTGATGATGATGTCCATGAGTCTGGACACCTCAGTTTGGAACTCAAACTTCTCTGCCGAGCTCCTGAGAGTCTTCCTAGAGATTGACTCGGCTTCCCTGCACACAGAAAATGTAAATTGTTGGTGAAAAATGCCAATAACATGACAAGGTAGTAACAATTAGCACTGATCAGAAGGTCGTGCCCACCTCTGGGCAACCTCAGAGTCAGTTGACAGGCCATGAGGAACAGCACCAATCTTCTCCTCTACTTTTGGTGGGTTGGCCAAGTCATCACTGCTCTCCTCGGCATTCACTTGTAGCTTCTTAGCTGCAGTATATAGATAGGCAGGGTCAGACCAAGATAAAACCAATTTGACTTAGGTTCTTCGTATGCAGGTACTACAACAGCACAAGGTTACCAGAGCAGAGAATAGACTAGACAGTCCTTTAAATTGACCAACAATAGTGTAATAGAGACAAGGTAGAAGTCTCAAAATTACTAAGAATAGTATGATAGAACACTAGATCGGCCACAGTGAGCAGTAGATTTAACCAAAATAAGGACCGGGTAGGCGAAAAACTAAAAATGGATGAAGTTACAGGTTTAAACCCTATTAAACCCCAAGATGGAATAAACAATGTCAATAACCACAAAATTGTGAAGCGCCTCGTGACGGATCTAAGAACTAGACAGCAATCTCCAACTCGAAACACCATTACATTAGAGATCGAAAAGGCCAGGAGCTCGCACCGCCAcatagcgaaaaattctaaACGCGAGATCTAGCAGCAAATTGCAATAAAAATGTCAGACATAGATCGCACCTAGCGGCACAATCGTCTGTTTCAACGAATCTAGCAGCTACGGGCCACTCCTTTTCTGGCGGAAATCACCGGCTGATCCATCACATAGGGTGCTTAAGCAGATAAACGGCGCACAAACAAATCAAAACAGTGATCTGAGGGCCCGATTAGCAACCGGGTGAGATGGAATCCGTTAGTAATCGCATTCAAAACCGCGGGGTCGATGAACCGCCACCTAGGTCTGCTGAACTAAGGCAAAAATCACACGAAAATTCACTAAAAATCTGGGAAAACTTCAAGTGGCGGGCACATGCCTGGACCGGGGAGGGtcgtgaggaggaagaggaggagcagcGCGGAGGAGAGCGCCCACTTCCGCATCGTCGCCTCACTACTAGCAAAACCAGTGATGAGTTCGGCGCGCTTTTTAAATGGCCCGCACCCGGAGACCCGTGCACCCGGTCCACGAAGGCGGGATCCTACCACGTGGACAAACGGACGGCGCCGATTGGAGCAGGTCCACGTGGCGTGCTGTCACTGGGCAGTGCGGCGGACTTGACGTGGAGCGCGCGCGCGAGGGGAGGCCGCTGCCGTCCGATGGGCAGATCTGCGTGTTTGAAGGGCTGAGATCTCGTGCGTGCCTTTAATGGTGGGCACGTGGAGCGTCGTGATTGGTCGGGGGCGGGGTCATCCACGTCGATGTGCTAGAAAGTTCGGAGCGGACGTGCTCTGTGGATAATTAGTTCAGGAAGGTGGGCCAGGAGCGTGGAGTGTTGGTCAGGCCCGCAGGTCAGTCAACGGGGGTGACCCGTCAATGGCCGTGCTTAGAACGCTCTTGTGCTGGGCCTTTCGTTGATTCAGCCATGATGCTATCTTATCAGTCCGCTGATCACAGTAGTTATAGTGCTCCTGTGAAAACACACCACTTTCATAAACAATTTCAACTAAAATATGGAGTATATTTACATGCAATATTTAAGCTTGAATAAAAATTTGTGTAATGGAATCAACTTGTAAATAGTAACAATATTCCTTTGGCGAGAAGACAAGTTATGAACATGTGCGCAAAGTTTAAGATTTGAACCTTGATGGTAAAATTCTAGTACGAGGAATCTCGAAATCCTACGAAGGCTGCGTGAAACCCTCTTCCATACGAGATTTTCTTCTGAACTCATTTGACTGTCCGCAATAATCGTGAAGAGTACAATGGCTGTGTCCAATATCTGAATACCGTGCTGAAGGTGAATGGTGTCGATTGTCGAAGCTGGAATACGAACAATATTTCCTCCATCTCAAATTATATATCATTTTGTTGTAGCTTTtattatgcacctagatatatatATTATAGCTAAATGTATGCTAAACTATATATCTCAAAAAtcaaatgacttataatttggaataacGGGATAATCTTCCAACCCCCGAGAGCAAGTTCTTAAACTGAAAAAGGCCCTGCACCGAACGAGTTACTGTCTGGTCCGTGGCCACAGGCATCACAAGGGTACGATATGGTGGGATTACTGGTGCATCACAATATGACTAGAGCTAGAGCTACAGACTTCCTGTGCAAGTTTCAATCAATGCAATACATTATTTACTAATGAATTGAATGGTGAAATATTCAAATAATAATCGAATCCATGTACTTGGAATCACGGGCACAGCAACAAAGAGACATATCACCTACAATAGACAAATGATTTCGGATAGATTCACATCAAACTTGAGATCAAGCACAGATGGCACAATTTAGCCAGTTCAACTCCTTCAGATCTGCTTCAGTTCTGAACTTCATCAGAGAGCATCTGGCAACTAAGTAAAAGAACGAAGATGTCCTGTCAGCTTCAGAGCTAACAAACTTGAATCGCCTCAGGCACCATAGAAGCATCATCGGCAACCAACTCAGACACATAACAGTTTGAACAAGATGTGGCCCTAAATATAGAAGCTAGCAGTTTATACAGCATTTTCTTGGATGCAGAATGCTGAGAACCAGTAGTCAGTGAAAACGGAGAGACCATAAACACCACCACCAGAGTGTTTATACAGCATTTCTTGGATGCAGAACGCCGAGACCCAGTAGTCTCTGAAAGGAGAGACCATGCCACCAGCAGTCCTGAAAAAGATCAATAGAGCGCATGTAACTTAGTTGAGAACATGAAAAATTCCTAGCAGCAGGAATGGTATCTAAGAATAAAATGCCTAGTATCGGGTTATTAGCTGTAAATTAGTAAAAAAACAGCTATCAAGTGCTAAGGTACATATCAACTTCGAGATGGATACAAATAAGGACTCTTTGAAGACTAATACCATCTCCTATTTGTACTTGAATAAGTTCCATGTTGAGAGAACAGCAGTAGCCACATGCCCACATGCAATGACAAATATGCCTACGCTTCACTACAGCCCTGAAATTGAAGAATCAAATGGACATACCACAGAAAGCAATGGACTCAAATTGATGACAAAAACAGcctaaacaaagtaaagcagGAGAGCCTGTGTCTGGTGCACTTAAAGATACACAAATAGGAGTACTTAAAACATCAACCTTCAAAACTGTGAATGCACATTTTACAGGGAGGCGCCACAACTATATAAAAAAGGCCACCAAACAAACAAACTACTATGATCTTCAACAGCTAGTTATGCTTACACTTATGCTAATCCTAAATCACAGTGAACTAAAATACTCTTCAAATTTAGCAAACATCAGAGGTATTGATGCATACAACACTGCTATGTGATAAGTCTACAATATGTCTTTAATATTTTTTCAAAGTAAACAATGCTGCGTTCTTATTTGTTGAAACATGCACAATGTAGTGTCCTGATTTCTTTTTCTGGTAACATAACTCATTAATAGAAAGGTCCACAGGTCGCAGCTGGCATGTGTAGAAAAAATTTAGCGTACCTCAGTATGTTTCGATTGACCAAACATGAAACAATTAAAAGTAGCATTGAAGAAGATATATATGGAAGTGTATGACCAGTATGAAGGCTAGAGTTTGATATGCTGGCCAAGCACAACCTTACAAAGTATCGCACTCCTACAGGACCAACTTGTAACTACTTGTTTCAAAGATCTGAGTAGTTTTGGTGCTTCAATCTAGTTAAATAAGCGCATAAGATAACAAAAAAGGGAAACTGGTTTTTAACCAGCCACAAGTACTTAATGTAGGTTTGCAAAGGTAGCAGGTATCCATCTGAAAATATACCACCAAAACTCTAGCTATGGATTGGCAATATCAGAACTGAAGAGAATCTCATCTTCAGTCTTGATAAGGCGTGACTAAATTGATCAGACCGCAGCAAATTGAACACACCACTAAATAATGGCTCAATGGTCCAAAAGTCAACTTATGCTCTTCTTCAATTAGGGCTATAGGCAACAAAAACGTTAGTGTTAGAACAATAGTTCCTGAACATATATGGATTTCTATCAAATTGATATTAAGAACTATGAAAAGAGCATCCTGCTAACACAAAATAAATTGTCAActatgaaaaaaaaactgtcaACTTATGCTCTTCTTCATGATTAGCAAAATTAATTTGGAGATGTTAATGCAAAAACAACTGTTTTGTGGTCATCGACCTTGGATCACAAGTTACTATGTGCTGGCAACATAATCCGCACATAATCTGGTTCAAAGTTGGCAGCTGGAATGTCTACAAAGAGGGTATTAGTATTGTAGCACAAAGAATATCTAGCAAGATGAAGTATGTTGAAACAAGCAACCACAGGTATTAAATTCATAAGCACAAACAAGTACAGATCTTAATATAATTCTTTGGTTGTTCAATGTTGTTCAGTATCATTTGGTTCACCAGATATTATGAAACTATCACAAAatccatcaaaaaaaaaagtttgaccATTCTTACGCCCGTTTATGATAGTTAACCCTACATATAGACAAACAGGAATTGCACTGCTAATCGCATTTTTAACAGTCAATCTGCTATTTCTCAAGCGAAAGAAAATAGGGAACAATAGCACAATACCCCCTCCCAATACCCCCGGCCCACACGTGTGCAAGGGGGGGGTGATATTTTTGATATTTTCATTTGTTGTTGGTATTTGGTTTAATTACTTGAGTAGTTCTGACACTTGAAATAATTACTGAATTGAGCACAAGGAATTACCTTCACTTCTTTTCAACATTTGGCAAGCAGCCAGTAGGTACTGTGTCCACACCCCCACAGACAGGTAGCTTTGTGGATCCAGACTTTGCACTTCCAATGCACTGGATATTAGCGATATCGCAAGCACCTTGCCCCAAGACCTGAGCACTCATAGCCTCCTGCATTCCAGGATTGCAATACATCTGATCATTGCATCTGAAATCACAGGAGTTGGTAACCTGGGCACCACCAAGGAAGCTTCCCTGGTCAACACTAGACAGCAAACCAATGTTCTTGACTGGCCTCTGATAAGGGAAAGCACCAATCTCCCCCTCAATCCTCCCTCTGATATCAACAAGCAGGCAGCGAAGCCTGGCTACCTCTGCCTCAAGCGCGGCGTGATTCTGGAGTTTCTTCATGAGTTGCTGGTTCAAAGCCCTCAAGTGGACCACCTCTTCCTCCAACAATGCTGTGTgagccttcttcttctcccgGTACTTCCTCACCGCTGCTCGGTTACCGGACGGGCGCTTCTTGGAGTTGTTCTCAGATGGCGATTCTTCAGTCTCAGCGGCGTCTGGTGAAGCCGCGACAATCTTGGTGTGGACATGGACACAGGTGTGGGTGTGTGAATTGTCGTGGACTGGCGGGTTGCAGGTATGGGTGTGGGTGCAAGCATGGTGCTCTGTATCCTTCAAGATGTCATCGAAGTAGCTGTCCATAGAGCAGCTGCTGGGCGGATCGTTGCCGATGGCAGGGCACAAGAACGTGTCTGGGTTTGAGAAATCGAGGTCCCCGTCGTCCATCGTTGCGACTAGCAGTCGAGTTCAAGCCTGGTA
Proteins encoded:
- the LOC120668835 gene encoding basic leucine zipper 23-like; this encodes MDDGDLDFSNPDTFLCPAIGNDPPSSCSMDSYFDDILKDTEHHACTHTHTCNPPVHDNSHTHTCVHVHTKIVAASPDAAETEESPSENNSKKRPSGNRAAVRKYREKKKAHTALLEEEVVHLRALNQQLMKKLQNHAALEAEVARLRCLLVDIRGRIEGEIGAFPYQRPVKNIGLLSSVDQGSFLGGAQVTNSCDFRCNDQMYCNPGMQEAMSAQVLGQGACDIANIQCIGSAKSGSTKLPVCGGVDTVPTGCLPNVEKK